CTTATAGCTGAAGGCAATATGGGGCTTCTTAAAGCTCTTGAAAAGTTTGATTTTAGAAAAAATGTTAAGTTTGGTACTTATGCATATTTTTGGATTAAAAGATTTGTATTGAGAGCAATAATGAAAGAGTTTGAGGTTTTGAAGATACCAGAAAGGTATCAAGAGTTTAAAGAAAAATTGGAAGAACTGAAAAAAGATTATATGTTTAATCACGGTAGAACTCCTACCGAAAAAGAGATAGCTGAAGAGTTAAAACTAACTCCTGAAATTATTAAAAAATTGAAAAAGTATTCAGGTCAAGTTAGAGTTATATCTTCTGGGTATTATGATGGCGAGAAAGAGGTTGACCTTTTTGAGGTTATAGATTTTGAAAGGAGTGGCGACCCTGGGTTTTGGGAAGTTTTGAATAATAAAGATATTCTTGCAAACATATTTTCTCGGCTTAAAGATAAAGAGAAGAGAGCTAATATTGACACCTGGATAAAAGTGTTGGAACTATATTACGGTCTTGAAGATGGTGTGCAACACAGTTACAAGGAAATTTCAGAGAAGATGGATGTTAGTAGACAGAGGGTACACCAGATAAAAAAGATTGCTTTAAAGAAACTTAAGAAAGAGTGGGAAGAAATAAAAAATGAAAGAGATGAAAGACTTAATCAGGACAATACCTGATTTCCCTAAAGAAGGTATCTTGTTTAGAGATATTACTACCCTCCTAAAAGATCCAAAAGGGTTGCAGGAGGCTTTAAATCTGTTTAAAGCAGAGATACCTTCTAATATATCAAAAATTGTGGCTATAGAAGCGAGAGGTTTCATATTTGGTGGTGCGCTTGCTTATATGTTGGGAGTGGGTTTTGTCCCTGTTAGAAAATCTGGCAAACTACCAGCAGAAAAAATCCGTATGGAGTATGCTCTTGAATATGGTACTGATGTTATTGAGATGCATAAGGACGCTCTTTCTGTTGGTGAAAAAGTTGTTATAGTAGATGACTTACTTGCAACTGGCGGAACAGCAAAAGCAACTTGTGCACTTATAGAAAAAGCTGGAGCCATAGTAGAGAAGTTTCTTTTTCTTATAGAATTGAAAGATTTGAAAGGAATTGATAAATTGAAAGGTTATGATATATTTTCTCTTATAAAGTATTAGTTTTTTTTGATTTTAGTAAATATCAGCAAATCACCCACACACTCTTCTCCCTGCCCGTTTTACCATCCTGAACTTGTTTTAGAATCTCTAACCTAACTCACGTAACAGAAGTGGCAAAAACGAGATTCCGGATCAAGTCCGGAATGACATGCAAGGGGAATCTTCATCCTTATCATTACGTCTTTCGTTTTTGGTTAAGTTGCTAACTGCACCTCCACCTACGCTACAATACAAGCTTCGGCGGACAAGCCTCATCCCATTAACCTCTCTGCAAACTCTTAGGGACTTACTACACCAAACATCCCCATTGGGTAGAAGGCAAAAAAAGGGAAGGTGTATGCGCCGTAGTCCCAGAGTGAGTAGACACCACATACGCTTTTCTTTTATCTATTTATCCTTGTATACAGTTACTTTTCTCTTATAAGATGTTCTGCTATCTGGATAGTGTTAAGAGCTGCCCCTTTTCTTATATTGTCAGACACAACCCACATATCTATACCATTCTCTAAAGCTGGGTTCTCCCTGATTCTTCCTATAAAAACCTCGTTTTTTTCAGATACTTCAAGTGGAGTAGGGTAGAGCGATTTTGAAGGTTCATCAATAACCGAATTACCAGCAAAAGAGTTGAGAAGTTCTTTAACTCTTTTTAAGTCAGGTCTTTTTTTGCACTGTAATGTAATGCTCTCTGAATGAGCGTTAAAGACAGGTATACGCACGCAAGTAGCAGAGATATGCATATCAGGAGAAGTTAGTATTTTTTGGGTCTCTTTTATCATTTTGACTTCTTCTGAGTAGTATCCTGGAAACTCTTCAGAAAGGCTACCTATCTGAGGTATTGAATTGAAAGCAATCTGGTGAGGGTATACTTTTTTTGTTATAGGTTCTCTGTTTGCATAAGAATTTACCTGTGTTTCCAATTCTTCAAGTGCGTCTCTGCCTGTACCTGATACTGCCTGGAAAGTTGTTGCTATAACTTTTTCTACTGTATATTCTCTGTGTATAGGGTAGATAGCCATAACCATCTGTATGGTAGAACAGTTAGGGCTTGATATAAAACCTTTATGTTTTTTTAAATGGTGGCTATTAACCTCAGGGACAACAAGAGGAACCAATGGGTCCATCCTGAAGTCGCCTCCGTTATCAATGACTATTG
Above is a genomic segment from bacterium containing:
- a CDS encoding sigma-70 family RNA polymerase sigma factor, which gives rise to MKEVMTQEEEIQMIKLIRKGDRKAKETFVKQNQGLVIYLAKRYAFSSDILADLIAEGNMGLLKALEKFDFRKNVKFGTYAYFWIKRFVLRAIMKEFEVLKIPERYQEFKEKLEELKKDYMFNHGRTPTEKEIAEELKLTPEIIKKLKKYSGQVRVISSGYYDGEKEVDLFEVIDFERSGDPGFWEVLNNKDILANIFSRLKDKEKRANIDTWIKVLELYYGLEDGVQHSYKEISEKMDVSRQRVHQIKKIALKKLKKEWEEIKNERDERLNQDNT
- a CDS encoding adenine phosphoribosyltransferase is translated as MKEMKDLIRTIPDFPKEGILFRDITTLLKDPKGLQEALNLFKAEIPSNISKIVAIEARGFIFGGALAYMLGVGFVPVRKSGKLPAEKIRMEYALEYGTDVIEMHKDALSVGEKVVIVDDLLATGGTAKATCALIEKAGAIVEKFLFLIELKDLKGIDKLKGYDIFSLIKY
- a CDS encoding aspartate-semialdehyde dehydrogenase, which encodes MRKYKIAVVGAGMVGKKMIEILLERDFPYSEIKILATRDREEEIAGKSFKVEKTELSSFEGVDIALFAGTEGERGASQVFGWEAVKKGAIVIDNGGDFRMDPLVPLVVPEVNSHHLKKHKGFISSPNCSTIQMVMAIYPIHREYTVEKVIATTFQAVSGTGRDALEELETQVNSYANREPITKKVYPHQIAFNSIPQIGSLSEEFPGYYSEEVKMIKETQKILTSPDMHISATCVRIPVFNAHSESITLQCKKRPDLKRVKELLNSFAGNSVIDEPSKSLYPTPLEVSEKNEVFIGRIRENPALENGIDMWVVSDNIRKGAALNTIQIAEHLIREK